DNA from Mycolicibacterium alvei:
TGCCGGACGGCTCAGAAAGTGACGCCGGGCCAGCCGGGCACGGCGCTCGGCGACGGTGAATGTGCGCACGAATCAGGCGTCGTCCGACTTGCCCATGGACTCGCGGATCTGCTGCAGACGTTCAGCCGCCGCCTGCTGGCGCTTCTCATACTGTTCCTCGACGGAGCGGCCCTCCGGAGTCTCGGATGCCAACTCCGACGCCCCGATCGCCGTGCCGTAGCGGGTCTCGATCTTCTCCCGGACCGCGTCGAACGTCGGCACGCCTGCGGATGTGTAGCCGGTGTCGGCCGGGCTCGAAACCGGCCCGGGACCCTCGACCGGAGCCGCGGGAACGATCTCACCCTCCACCTCGGCGGCGTCCTCGGGTTGGTCCGGCTGCTCTGGATCCTTCGTCACGAAACCCACGTTACCTGCGGGAACCGACATTTCTTGGGATCGGTAGCACTTCGGCCCGCCAAGACTTCAGGACACGACGGAGCCATCGGGGCAACGCGGAACGAAGGGGAAGACGCAATGACCATGAATCGAGTGATCGCAGGCGCCATGGGACTGCTCGCGACCGGTGCGGTGCTGGTGGGCTGCTCGAACGACAAGCCGGCCGGGTCGGCGACCGATACCGAGGTCAGCTCCGGAGGCAACACCCAGGTGAAGGTGGACGGTTCGGACCTGGCCGGCCTCGACCTGAACTCGGTCACCTGTGTCAAGCAGGGCGGCAAGATCAACGTGGCCAGCGCTGCGACCGGCGGCCAGCAGGGCCTGGGCGTGGTGATGACCGACGAGGCCACGCCGAAGGTCGAGTCGCTCGGACTGGTCTTTGAGGGCAGCGCGCTGGCCGTCAGCGAGGCCATGGGTGTCAAGGTCGGTTCGGCCGAGGTCAAGGTCGACGGGGACACCTACACCATCACCGGTGAGGCGTCGGGCGCCGACATGAAGAACCCGATGGCCGGGATGATCAACAAGCCGTTCACCATCACGGTGTCCTGCAGCTGATCTCCCGACAAGGCGGGCGTGCCCGGCACACCATCTGCCGGGTACGCCCGCCGCTTTTGTATGGTGCGGAGGTGACCATCGTCGGCGAGCTCCACCTCGCCCGTCACCTGGCGCTGGCCGCCGACGAGGGTGCTGCCCACGACCTCCTGGTGTCCTTGCTACCCCGGATCGAGCAGGCCGACCGCGACGACCATGCCTTCGAGGTGTTCGCCCAGCTCGGCGAGATCTTCCTGGTACGAACCGCGTATGACGGTGTGGTGGAGAGCATTTCCCGGATCCGCGACACTTTGGCGATCTACGCCGCGATTCGCTCGGGGCAACGGCCCGATCTTGCCGCACAGACCACCATGGCCGATCCCGAGATCGACCACATGATCTGCCGCTACGCCCGCCGGCTGGAGTTCCTCGAAGCCGGACTGGCTGCTGCACGCGGCGATCACGACGGTGCGGCAGCACATCTGGCGACCCTGATCGAAACCTCAGGGGATTACGACGATTTACGGCGCGAGCATCGTAACCTGATCTGCCACACGCGAATTCTGATCGCGAGCAGTCTGTGCGACGACGATCTGTATGCCGCATCGGTGCCGGTGTGGGCCGAGGTGCTCGAGGTCCTGCAGCATCCGGAGGCCGACGCCGAGACCGATCACCTGTTCGTCACCGGAGCACTCGGCTACGGTCGGTTCTGCATCGAGTCCGGCCGTCTGGACGAGGCCGAGCCATGGTTGCGCCGGGCCGGTGCCCGTGCAGCGGCCCGGGGCTGGAAACTCGCCACCGCCCGCACCCAGCTTGAGCGGGGGGCCGCGGCCTGGACCGCCGGTCGGTACGCCGAGACCCAGGACCTGGTGACCGAGGCCTACCCGGTGATCGCCGAGCATGCCCGCGCCCACGACGTGTCCCGGAGTTGGCTGTACTTCGGACTGATCCGGGTGGGCCTGGGGAAGTTGCGGGAGGCCGACGAATGCTGGGAGCACGCCGAGCGGCATTGGCGCGAGATCGAGCGGCCCTTGCATATTCACCGGATTCTGCTGCAGCGCAGCTGGATCGCCCTGTTCCGGGGCGCCTTCGACGAGGCGATCGCGATGGTGGAGGAGGCCAGGGCGCTGCTCGATGCGTCGCCGCGGCACAGCTGGTTGCAGTACGCGCGACTGGACGCGCACCTGGGCAACATCTGGCGGGCCGACGCACTGGCGGAGATGGGTTTCGACGGCCTGGGCAAGCCGGGGCAGAGCTGGGAGCAGGTCGAGGCTCGGCATGCCGCGGGAACTGGCACGTTCAACTGCCGCCCGGGTAGCCGCAAGTACCGCCGGGGGATGGTCAAGCTGGGCCGGGCCGCGGATCTGAAGGTGCCTGCGGCGCTGGCGGTTGATTCGGTTCGCTACACGATCACCGACGCCGGGGCCAGGGCCCGGTGGGCCGGCAGCGTCTCGGCGCCGTTGCTGGCGGGGGCATTCGCGGTGGCCTGGGAATCGGACAATACCGAGCTGACCTGTGAGTTGATCGAATACCACAGTGCGCGAGGGACGTTCAGCACCGATCGGGCCGATCAGCCGGGGGCGGTCGCCGAATGGGCGGAGACGGCGACGGCCGTCGTTCCGGTCGAGGCCGAACTCGCCCCGCAACTCGCCGTCGCGGCCGCGGCGGCGCCGGTCGACTTCGAAGGCTCGCTGACCCGGCTGGGACCGTTGCCGCCGCTGCGGATCGACCCGACTTCGGGTCCGATCCTGAGCGACTACCGGCTGCTGGCGCTGCAGCGGTATGGGCGGGACGTCACCGCACCTGGCACGGATTGGACGACCTGGCCATGACCGACACGCTGGTGATGCGATTCGCCGACGTCGGCATCGCGACCTATGTCAGCCTGCGCGTGGTGGGAGAGCCGCAACGTTCGGTGACCTGGGTGATCGAGGAACCGCACATGGAGGCGGTGGAGTCGTTGTTCACCCCGGCGCTGCCGGATCCGATCGGTACCGAAACACCCGCCGAGGCTGTCGAACGGGCGGTGGCTACCGGCGCGTTCGCGGCCCCGGAGACCGAATTCGAACTGGCCCGCGTGCTCGGTTCGAATCTGATCGGCATGGACGCCTGGCAACTACTTGCCGATTGCGTCGCCGACATCCGTCCGGTGCTGTTCGTGACGCCGAGCCCGCGGTTGGGCCGGGTGCCCTGGGGTCAGCTGGCGATGCCGGGCACCCACGGCTTCCGGCTGATGGAGTTGGTGGACGTGCTGATGGCGGTGCCGCCCAACATCGTTCATGCCCCGCGCAGCCCCGCCCGGTGGCCCGAACGCCAGCACCGTCCACCGGTGCTCGTCCTGGATCCCCGCATCCCCGGGCAGCGACCAGATTCGGCGCTGGGCTCGGTGCTGGGCCGCCCATCGCCGAACACGCCACTGTCGGAGCATTTCGGTGAGCTGGTGGCCGGCGACTCTGTCCTGCCCGAGGTGGACGAGGCGGTCGAGCTGTTCCGCCGCACCGACACCGACCGGCAGTGGTTGGCCGATGCCTGCGCGCAGCACCCGAGCCGGCTGCTCTACGTCGGGCATGCCAGCGCCGCAGACGGTGCCGCCGGGCACGCCGATCGTGCAGCCCTGCACCTGGCCGAGGCGCAACCGCTGACCGCGGGGGAGATGATCGCGACGCAGCTGCCGATTCCACCCCGAGTGGCGTTGCTGGCGTGCGCATCCGGCGGTGACTATCGATTCGACGAGGCGGCCGGACTCGTTGCCGCGATGATCCTGGGCGGTGCGCAACTGGTGACCGCCACCTTGTGGTCGCTGCCGACCACGGCCGGGTTCCGTCAGTTCGGTCCGGCCGGTGCACAGGCCGATCCGATGGCGGAGACCATCGTCGGGGTCGATCTGGCTCATCGGGCGGACGACGCGGGCCTGACGGTGAACCGCTGGCAGCGGGCGTTGATGCGCCGGTGGCGTGACGGCGACCTGACCGCCAGCCCGCTGCACTGGGCCGCTGTGGCCACCTTCACCGTCGACGGCACCCGCTGAGTCAAGCCGGCGTCACGCAGACGGCCACTCTGTTCTCATCGCCCGGCCGGTAGTACGCATCGATCACGTTGCCCGGTGACACCTTCGCCAGCGCCGACGCCGGGATCAGTGCGCGCTGACGCACCGGGAACTGGCCGCCGTCGCGCCGGCTGACCATCAGGTCGAGTTCAACCTCGCGGTAGTCCTCGCGGATGGTCCCGGTGGCCCGCATCCCGGTGACGATCCCGGGCGACCGGGTGCCGGTGCGGATCAACTCGAGCTGCACCCTGGTCATGAGCCCCTTGCGGATCAGCATGTGGTCGAACTCGGCCACCAACTCCCCGAGGGTGACCAGACGCTCGTCGGCCTCGTCGTCGCGCAAGACACCCCGCACCCGGCGGGTGGCGGTCAGCACACCGGCGCAGCACAGGCACAGGACGGTGAGCAGCACGGTGTCGGTCATGTCCCCAAGGGTCCGGCCGAGCAACCGCTACCGAACCCAACTTCGGCCTCTATCCTGGTGCCGGTGAGCATCGGGTCCGAAACGTCTGGGGCGCAGGCCCGCCCCGTTTCGGGTGCGGAACCTGGCCAGCCGCGCCGCGCGGTGATCGATCGCGCCTGGCGCGCTCTGGGCCCCGGCGTCGAGGTGTTCAGCGGCGGCGACGGCGGGCCGCTGCGGCGCACGGTCAAACGGATCATTGACCCGCTGGTGCTCAGGCTGCGCAGCAACACCCACTATTCGGCACCGGTGCTGGCTCCCAGGGTGGCTGCCGAACTGCATGCGCAGATGATCGGCAACGGGCCGCAGTTACGGGCCGCCGCAGCCTGGTTCACCGAGCTCAAGCAGCAGCGCCGGCGCCTGCGCATCACCACCGGCAACGCCCAGGAACTCTATTTCCCGGTGTGTTTCGAACTCGCGGTGACCCGAGGTGCCCCGGCCTCCGACCGAGCGGACGTGGCCGCAGAGGTGCTGGCCGATCTCCACCAGGGCCGTGACCGTACCGCCACCGAAGCTCTCAACCGGCATGTGGCCGAGCCGCACGTCGTCGACCGGTTGCGTCGCCAGCTCGACCGCAGCTGGGCCGACGTCGTCGCCTCCGACGCCATCACCGGTCCCTTCTTCGCCGGTCTGGCCACCGTGCTCGGCCCGGCCGACAGCCACCGCGCCGAGGCGGCCCGGCAGCGGGTGTGGTCGGCGCTGGTGGCCGACGCCACGCCGTACAACCTCGGTGCCGGGATGCGGCACGCGGACGCCGAGCTGCCGTGGTCGATCGTCGATATCGGACTGAGTTCTGCTCTGCCGCAACAACACCCGTCGATCAATGGCCCGGCCGCGGGGGACCGCCCGCTGGACCGCACCGTGGTGGACCGGGTGCGGGCGACCCTGCGCCGGGCACTGGACCGCGACGAACTGCCCGACATCCCGATGCTGTGCGCCGAAGAGGTGGACCGCGCCTGCGCCCCGTGGGGCCTGCTGGCCGAGGACAGGCAGGCCGGGCTGCTGGCCGGCATCGAGGTGGCCACCGACCTGCGTCCGCTCGATGCGTCGGCGGCGGGACGCTACCAGCTCTCGGCGCGCATCCAGTCCCGGCTGGCCAAGGAGGCCTACGTGCTGCATGCCCGCCGCTACCTGGCGGCCGGTACCGCGATGCACCCGCGTCAGCGGCAGGTCATCGACGATCTCGCCGACTTCTGCCGTCCCTATCTGAGCCGGTTGTGGGCGCGGTTGCACGGCCGAGATGTCTGGCAGGAGTCCTGCGCGGACGTCGCCGACCTGCGGTCACTGCTGGAAGGCGTGGCCAGATCGGTCAGCCTGGATCACCGGCAGCGGATCAAGGCGATGCTGGAAGTGCAGGTGGCGCAGTGAGACTGAGTGCTGACGGTGGGCTGTGGAGCACCGGTCCGCCGGCCGACGATGTGCCTCTGGTCGCGGTTCTCGAAGTCAGCGGCGCAGTCCTGTCCTGGGTGGTGGATGCGGGTGTCGGTGAACCACCGTCCATCACCTTTACCGATCCGGAGCGGGCGGATTGGCTGTGGCGCGTGCTCGGCGAGTCGGGTCATGTCGCGCTCCTGGACGCTCTGCGGCACCGGGAGTCCGGGGAGTCGGTGGACCTGGCCGAGGTCGAGGTGCTGCCCGGTACGACGGGTCTCTTGCGGCGCTTGGCAATCGGGCACTGGCTGCGGCGGTGGTGGCCGGCCAGTGACCGGGATGGCATCGCGGCACTGGAACGCCCGGTACTCGATGCCGAACTGGCATTGCTGACGTTGACCGCCGAGGACTTCTTCACCGACGACACCCTGGATTCGGATGTTGCAGGCCTGCTGGCGCCACATCTCGGCGTGTTGAATTCTTTTGCCGGCCAGGGTGATCCGAGGATTGCGGCCCTGGTCGAGGAATGCCGGGAGCTGGCCGGAGAGATCGGGCTGGACTGGCCCGACACCCTCGATGCGGTGTCGCGGCGCGACGACTACGCCCTGGCGGCGGGTGCCGCCGACGGATCGGACGGGACCGGCCTGATTGCTCGGGGGACTGCGACCGTGGCCTGGTCGGCGGTGCCACCCGGGGTGTTCGACGCTGCCGAGGGCACCGTCGAGTGGTCGGTCAGCGCGGTCGGCGAGCGGGTGCAGGCGCTGGTGCGGGTGGCGCTCGGAGGCCCGGACTCATCGGCGGGTATCGACGTGTGGATAGGCGACAACGGTTGCGAAGGCGCCGGTTTCCTCGATGCCACGGGTCGTGCGGTACTCGATGTGCATGATCGGCAGGGGCAGCCGGTCACCGAAACCCAGGCGTGGAACCTGGACTGGTCCCACCTCTCGGTGCGCGTCGGGGCCGCGGGCGCCGCAGAGTCCACATCCGACCGCGACCGGGTGCGGGTGTTCGCCCGGGCCCGGCTCGCGGCGGGGTCCAATTCGCGGCTCGCCGCGGGGTCCAATTCGCGGCTCGCCGCGGCAGGCGACGATGCCTTCCTGGCCGAGGTGCTGGCCGCCGAATCCGACTACTGAGCGCTATTTGGCGGCAGTCTGGATGAAGGCCGCTGACGGCGACGATTGCGGCAGTCCGGTTGCGGGCACCTGCGGAGTGCCGAGCACGCCGGCCAGCCAGGGCAGGGCCGCCGAGAAGGCGTGGCTGGCGAACGGCCAGTCGTGGGTGCCCTGGTGAGTCACCACCGCACACTCGACGCCGTGTTTCGAACCGAGCGCACACAGCGTGTTGGCGGCCTTGGCCTGATCGTTGGCGCGGGCTGCGGGCTTACCCGGTGTGGACGTGTCGTTGACGTCGAACCAGCCGGCCGTCTGGTCGTACGAGCCGTGCCGGTTGATCACAGTGCTCGGGTCGAACGCGTCCCATGCGGCGGCGTTGCCGCCGAACAGGCGGTCGACGGTCTGCGCCTTGGTCCCCGAGTTCGGGCCGCTGTCACCGGCGATGTCGACGAACGCGCTGAACAGTTCGGGGTGCATGACCGCCAGGTCCACCGCGCAGGTGCCGCCCATGGACCAGCCGACGATGCCCCAGCCCGAGGCCGCCGGTTTGACCCCGTAGTGGCTGTTCATATACGGGACGACGTCTTTCGTGAGATGGTCGGCAGCGTTCCCGCGCTTGCCGTTGACACATTCGGTGTCGTTGTTGAAGGTGCCGCCCGGGTCGACGAACGCCAGTACCGGCGCGTACCCGTGGTGGGCGGCGGCGAAGTCGTCCATCGTCTTGATCACGTTGCCGGCCCGCATCCAGTCGGCCGGGGTGTTGAACTCCCCGCCGATCATCATCACGGTGGGCAACTGCGGAGCAGGGTTGGAACCGAACCACGCCGGCGGCAGGTACACGTATTCGCCGCGATGCCGGAAACCCGAAGCGGTGTTGGGGATTTCGACGGGGATCACACTGCCTTTGGCGGGGATGGTGCCCCGGCGCTGCATCGCCGTCACGGTGACCTGATCGGTCTGGTCGGGGAGTGGACCGGCGGTCAACTGGTTCCACGCGGTCTGCACCCACGGGAAGTAGCCAACCCACAGGTTCAGTGCCAGTGCCGTGCACAACAGGGTCAAAGGCACTGCC
Protein-coding regions in this window:
- a CDS encoding lipoprotein LpqH, which gives rise to MNRVIAGAMGLLATGAVLVGCSNDKPAGSATDTEVSSGGNTQVKVDGSDLAGLDLNSVTCVKQGGKINVASAATGGQQGLGVVMTDEATPKVESLGLVFEGSALAVSEAMGVKVGSAEVKVDGDTYTITGEASGADMKNPMAGMINKPFTITVSCS
- a CDS encoding CHAT domain-containing protein, whose translation is MTDTLVMRFADVGIATYVSLRVVGEPQRSVTWVIEEPHMEAVESLFTPALPDPIGTETPAEAVERAVATGAFAAPETEFELARVLGSNLIGMDAWQLLADCVADIRPVLFVTPSPRLGRVPWGQLAMPGTHGFRLMELVDVLMAVPPNIVHAPRSPARWPERQHRPPVLVLDPRIPGQRPDSALGSVLGRPSPNTPLSEHFGELVAGDSVLPEVDEAVELFRRTDTDRQWLADACAQHPSRLLYVGHASAADGAAGHADRAALHLAEAQPLTAGEMIATQLPIPPRVALLACASGGDYRFDEAAGLVAAMILGGAQLVTATLWSLPTTAGFRQFGPAGAQADPMAETIVGVDLAHRADDAGLTVNRWQRALMRRWRDGDLTASPLHWAAVATFTVDGTR
- a CDS encoding alpha/beta hydrolase; the protein is MHGWVPTSIQVITAVVLIAAIGWRTRRWALIWLPFAAAVGGILVVGTNWYIESEGLAGNPAPRSLWLWIALTGVAVVVLAAGWRGSRWWRRGTAVMAVPLTLLCTALALNLWVGYFPWVQTAWNQLTAGPLPDQTDQVTVTAMQRRGTIPAKGSVIPVEIPNTASGFRHRGEYVYLPPAWFGSNPAPQLPTVMMIGGEFNTPADWMRAGNVIKTMDDFAAAHHGYAPVLAFVDPGGTFNNDTECVNGKRGNAADHLTKDVVPYMNSHYGVKPAASGWGIVGWSMGGTCAVDLAVMHPELFSAFVDIAGDSGPNSGTKAQTVDRLFGGNAAAWDAFDPSTVINRHGSYDQTAGWFDVNDTSTPGKPAARANDQAKAANTLCALGSKHGVECAVVTHQGTHDWPFASHAFSAALPWLAGVLGTPQVPATGLPQSSPSAAFIQTAAK